A stretch of DNA from Brevibacterium ihuae:
CCGCCCGGACCGCAGGCGGTGCGGCATGAATCTCTCCCTCGAGGGGATCCGCGTCGTCGAGATCACCCACATGGTCATGGGGCCGAGCTGCGGCATGATCCTCGGCGACCTCGGGGCCGAGGTCATCAAGGTCGAGCCCCGCGGCGCCGGCGACAAGACCCGCTACCTGCCCGGTTCCGGGTCGGGGCTGTTCCCCACGTTCAACCGGAACAAGAAGAGCTTCCAGGCCGACCTCGACGATCCGGCCGACCTCGAGGTCGTGCGCGAGCTGCTGAGCACCGCGGACGTCCTCGTGGAGAACTTCCGGACCGGCAAGATGGCCGCGTACGGGCTCGACCACGCCACGCTCAAGCAGACCAACCCCGGGCTCGTGTCCTGCTCGCTCAAGGGATTCCAGCCCGGCCCCTACGGGGACCGTCCCGCCCTCGACGAGGTCGTCCAGATGCTCGGCGGCCTGGGCTACATGACCGGTCCTCCCGGACGCCCGCTGCGGGCCGGCGCCTCGGTCAACGACATCATGGGCGGCATGTTCGGCGTCATCGGGATCCTCAACGCCCTCATGGTCCGCGCGCGTACCGGCGAAGGCGCCGAGGTGACGAGCTCGCTGTTCGAGAACAACGCCTTCCTCGTCGGCAGCCACATGGTGCAGAGCGAGATCACCGGCCAGGAGGTGCAGCCGATGCCCAACCGCGAGGCCGCCTGGGCGGTGTACGACATCTTCCGCTCCGCCGAGGACCAGATGATCTTCGTCGCCGCAGTGAGCGACACCCAGTGGGCGGTCCTGTGCGAGGTGTTCGGCCTCACCGAGCTGTCCGCCGACCCCGCCCTCGCGGTCAACGCCGAGCGCGTCGCCCAGCGCGACCGCATCCACACAGTTCTCCAGAACGCCCTGTCCGCTCTGCCGCTGTCCCGCATCGAACAGATGTGCGACGCCGCCGGACTGCCCTACGCCAAGGTCAACGCACCCAGTGACCTCGCGGAGGACCCGCACCTGCTCCAGACCGGAGCCCTGGTGCCGACCCGGATCCCCGGCGGCAGGGAGGTGCTCGTGCCCCGACTGCCCCTGGCGATCGACGGCGAGCTCCTGCCCAAGCGCACGGACGTGCCCGCCCCCGGCGAGCACACCGCGGAGATCCTCGCCTCGCTCGGCAGGTGAGGGCGCCGGCTCCACCCATCACGCACCACCCGTACACGGACGAAGGAACCATCATGAAGTCGACGAAGATGTCTCGCCTCACCATCGGCGCCGCGGCGCTGTCCAGCCTCGCCCTCGCGCTCGCCGGCTGCCAGTCCGGCGATTCGGGCGGCTCCGGCGGAGGGGGCGGCAACTACCCCTCGAAGCCGATCAACGTCAACGCTCCCGCCGAGCCCGGCTCCGGCTGGGACACCACCGCGCGCGCCATGGTGCAGACGCTCGAGGAGGACGGGATCGTCGACGTGCCGCTGCCGGTGCAGAACAAGCCCGGCGGCACCGGCTGCTCGTGGCTCACCGAGATGATCAACAACCACGCCGGCGCGGACGACCAGATCGCGATCTCCTCCCTGGCCAACCAGACGATGAACAACCGCGGCCTGTGCGAGTACGGGCCGGACGATGCCACGATGATCGCCACCCTCTACGTCGAGAACTTCATCGTCGTCGCCCCGCAGGACGGCGAGATCACCGACATCGACGGCCTCATCAGCGCCCTCGAATCCGATCCGCAGGCCGTGCCGATCGCCGCCGCCGGTGACGACCGCCTGCCCTTCGCACTCCTCGCCGACGCCGCCGGGATCGCCCCGGCCGACCTCAACTTCGTCGACTACGAGGGCGGCGGCGAGCAGACCACCGCGCTGCTCAACGGGGACGCCAAGGTCGCGATCGCCGGCCTGAGCGAGTTCCGCGCCACCCTCGAGTCCGGCGACCTCGCCGGTGTCGTCTCCTTCGCACCCGAGCCGCTCGCCGCCCCGTTCGACTCCGTGCCGACCGCCGTCGACTCCGGATACGACGTCACGCTCGCCAACTGGCGCGGCGTGTACGGCCCGGCCGACATGCCCGAGGAAGCCGTGACCTACTGGGAGGAGACGCTCCAGGAGATGGTCGAGTCGCCGTCCTGGCAGGAGACCGTCGAGAAGAACCAGTGGTCGCCGGAGTTCCTCACCGGTGAGGAGATGGAGACCTACATCTCCGAGGCGGATGAGACCGTCGCCGAGGGCGTCGAGAAGACCGAGATCGGAAGCTGAGCATGACAGCAGCACCCGGGTCGTCCCCGCGCCCGACCGCGAGGAAGGTCGACCGCTCCGACCTCGGCGCGGGGATCGTCGTCGCGCTCGTCGGGATCGCGTTCTTCCTCGAGACCCTGCGGATCAAGCGCACCGGCGACGTCGTCGGACCGGAGACCCTGCCGGCGATCGTCGGCATCGGTCTGCTGATCCTCGGCGTGCTCCTCGCGGTGTCCGCCTTCCGGAAGCACCGGGCCACGCCCGAGGAGCTCATGGAGCGGACGCTCGCCGACACCGCGGACCCGGAGTCCGCGGACGGCGACGCGCCGGCCGCGCCGCCGGCGCCGGTGTCGACCCGGGTGCTGCTCAACTTCGCCGTCTTCTTCGGCTACCTCTTCATCTTCATCCCGGTCGGGTTCCTGCTCTCCACGGCGGTGTTCCTGTTCGCGATGACGACCCTGTACAACCGACGCAAGTGGATCCGGAACCTCGTGTTCTCCGTGGTCTTCTCCGCAGTGATCTACTTCGCCTTCAAGAACGGACTCGGCGTGTACCTCCCGCCGGGGATCCTGGGCTAGGGGAGGACCGACATGGAAACGCTCCAGAACCTCGGCGGCGGCTTCGCCGAGGCCATCCAGCCCATGAGCCTGCTCTTCGCGCTGCTCGGCGTGCTGCTCGGCACCGTCGTCGGCGTGCTCCCCGGGATCGGCCCGATCAGCGCGATCGCGATCCTCATCCCGGTGTCGTTCGGGATGGAGCCGGTCCACGGCCTCATCATGCTGTGCGGCATCTACTACGGCTCGATGTACGGCGGCTCGATCACCGCCACCCTCATCAAGACCCCCGGCGAAGTGGCGAGCGCCGTCACCGCGATCGACGGCTACGAGATGGCTCGCCGCGGACGTGCGCGTGCCGCACTCGCGACCGCCGCCATCGGCTCGTTCATCGCCGGCACCCTGGCGATCATCGGCCTGTCGTTCCTGTCGCCGGTCCTCGTCCAGGCCGCCCGGATCTTCGGCGCCAGCGAGTACTTCCTCCTCATGCTCATGGCGCTGCTCCTCGCCTCGTCGATGTCGACGGGCTCGCGGATCAAGTCGCTCGTGTCGATCCTCATCGGCCTGGGCGTCGGGCTCATCGGCCTCGACTTCCAGACCGGGCTGCCGCGCCAGACCTTCGGGCTCGACGTGCTCCGCGACGGGATCGACTTCACGATCTTCGCGATGGCGCTGTTCGCGATCCCCGAGGCGATCCGGCAGCTGTCGATCGCCTTCGCCCCGGGCACCGACGAGATCCAGAAGATCGAGTCCGGCCCGTGGATGACGAAGGACGACTGGCGCCGGTCGGCCGCACCCTGGGGCCGCGGCTCCGTGCTCGGGTTCATCATCGGCGTGCTGCCCGGCGTCGGCCCGTCGCTCGCGTCGTTCATGTCCTACATCATGGAGAAGCGGATCTCGAAGACCCCCGAGCGGTTCGGCAAGGGCGCGATCGAGGGCGTCGCCGGCCCCGAGGCGGCGAACAACGCCGGCGTCGGCGGTGCGATGATCCCGCTGTTCAGCCTCGGCATCCCTGGTTCGGCGACGACTGCGCTGCTGCTCTTCGTATTCACCATGTACGGCCTCCAGCCCGGCCCGCTGCTGTTCGAGCAGGAGTCGACGCTCATCTGGACGATCATCGCGAGCATGTACATCGGCAACATCGCGCTCGTCGTGCTCAACCTCCCGCTCGTCGGGATCTTCGTCAAGCTCCTCAAGCTCCCGCCGGAGCTGCTGTTCGGCGCGATCCTCGTCCTCGTGTGCGTGGGCACCTACGCGATCAAGTTCAGCCTCACCGGCATGCTCATGCTCGGGGTGTTCGGCGCCATCGGGTACCTCATGGAGAAGTTCGGGTTCCCTCTCGCCCCGGCGATCCTCGCGCTCGTCCTCGTGCCGCTGCTCGAGGACAACTTCCGCCGCCTGCTCCAGATCTCCGGCGGCAGCCTCATGCCCTTCGTCACCCGCCCGGTGTCGCTCGCGCTCGTCATCGCGATCGTGCTCGGCATCGTCGGTCCGATCATCCTCCGCGCTGTGCTGCGCCGCCGCGCCGCCCGCTCCGCGGTGTCGGTGTGAGAGGCGGGGGACGCCGCAGATGAGCGCGGTCGGGGTGATCGACAAGTGCGCGGCGATCCTCGGGCTCATCGCGGGCAATGCGCTGTCCGGCGCCGAGGTGTGCGCGCGGCTGGGCATGTCCCGCTCGACCGGCTACCGGCTGCTCCAGGCGCTCGAGGAGCACCGGTTCATCGAGCGAGGGTCGTCGGGCGACTACGTGCTCGGCCCGTTCCCGGCGAACCGGCCCACCGCGGACGTGCTCGAGGTGCTCACCTCGATCCGCAACCTCACCGGGGAATCGGTGCAGCTGTGGATGCGGCACGGGAACGTCCGGGCGTGCGTGATCTCCGTCGAATCCCGCAACGAGCTGCGGATCTCCAAGAACGCCGGGTCGGCGCTGCCGCTCGCCGAAGGCGGGTCCGCCGCGCTCGCCCTGCTCGGCCCCCTCGACGGCACCGAGCTCTACCTCACCCGGCAGGCGCGACGGGCCGGCACCGGATCCGCGAGCGTCGCGTTCGCCGCCGGGGACGACGCGCTCGCGGTCTGCGTGTCCTTCCCACTGGCGCGCATGCCCGCCGACATCGAGAGCGACATCGGGATGCACCTGCGGCAGGCCGCCACCGTGCTCGCCCACAGCCTCACCGGCAGCGAATCGCTCGAGGTGCTGCGGGCGGTCGCCCAGGCCGCGACCGTGCAGTAGCGGCCTGCGGCTAGACTCCCGGCATGGCGAAGAAGCAGACACTCCCGCGGGACGTGGTCACCGCCGTGCTCGCGACCGCCGATCCCGAGGAGCAGCTCGCGCTCCTCGCCGGATACAGCGCGGACGCCGCCATCGGGTATTCCAAGGACACGCTCCTCGGGACCCGGGGCTGTTCCGCGGAGCTCGCCCGGAGGCTCGTCGCACTGGGTGCGACCGTGAATGCGCGCAACCGGCACCAGGCCACGCCGCTGCATTCCCGGGCCGGCGGCTGGGACGACTCCGCGGCCGTGCTCCTCGAGCTCGGAGCCGACGTCCATGCCGTCGACGCCGCGGGCGCCACCCCGCTGCACGCGGCCGCTCAGCGCTCCCAGCCGGAAGCCGTCCGGCTCCTGCTGGCGCACGGGGCGCAGGTGGACCCCCGGGACTCGCGCGGCCGGACTCCGCTCGAGGTCGCCCTCCGCTTGGCCCGGAACACCGACCTGCCGGGGACCGTCGTGGTCGCCGAACTTCTCCTCGCGGCCGGGGCCGCGCGCACTCCGGAGATGCCCGCGGCGGTGACGAAGCTCGGGCAGGCCTTCGAGTTCCATCGCACGGATTCCGAGTTCTTCCGTTCGGTCGAACCGGCACTCCACCGTCTGTGCGCGATGTTCGGCGTGGAACCACCGGTGCGCCGCGTCCTGCACGACGGCACCGCGCCGATCGTCATTCCGATTGACGTCACGATGGGGGAGCGGTTCCGGTACCTGTGGGACCGCCTGGTGCCCGGATCCGGGGCCGCCGCCACGCTGCAGGGAGAGCTCGTGCGGATCGTCGGGCGCCTCGGACACGAGATCCTCGGCAACGGCGCGGCCAACTGGGACGCCGATTTCACCGCGATGGTCGACGCGGTCCCGCGGATCCTCGCCACCGGTGCGCCGCCGCCTGCGGCCGAGGTGGACCGGGTCCTCGCGGCCGCCGGTCCTCTCCGAGCGGGACGCGCCGACGGCGGCGTCATCGGCCTGCTCGAGAGCGCGGCCGTCCACTGGATCGAGGCGAACCCGGAGCCGATTCCCACCGGTCGCGCCTTCTGCGCACGCTGAGGCGGCACGGTGCGCATGCACTAGGCTGGAGGGACTATGGCCACTGACTTTCCTTCCGAGATCGCTGCCCTGCAGCAGACCTTCGCCTCGATCCGCGAGGTGTCCGACGTCGACCAGCTGCGGTCCGAGGTGAATGAGCTGACCGAAGCCGCCGCCGCTCCCGATCTGTGGGACGACCCGGAGGCCGCCCAGCAGGTCACCTCGAAGCTCTCGCACAAGCAGGCGACCCTGGAGAAGCTCGAGCGCTTCGACTCCCGCATCGAGGACGTCGAGCTCCTCGTGTCCATGGCCGAGGACGAGGACGACGCGGAGACCCTCGCGGAGGCCGAGGCGGAGATCGCGAAGCTGCGCCGCGAGCTCGGCGCCCTCGAGATCTCCACGCTCCTGTCCGGGGAGTACGACGAGCGCGCCGCGGTCATCACCGTGCGCTCCGGAGCCGGCGGCGACGACGCCACGGACTTCGCCCAGACGCTCGCCCGGATGTACGTCCGCTGGGCCGAGTCGAAGGAGTACGGCGTCCAGGAACTCGACACCTCCTACGCCGAGGGCGCGGGAGTGAAGTCCGCGACGATCCAGGTCAACGCGCCGTACGCCTACGGCACGCTGTCCGTCGAGGCCGGCACCCATCGCCTCGTGCGGATCAGCCCCTTCGACAACCAGGGCCGCCGCCAGACCTCGTTCGCCGCGGTCGAGGTGGTCCCGCTCATCGAGTCGAGCGATCACGTCGACATCGACGAGAACGACCTCCGCATCGACGTCTACCGGTCCTCCGGCCCCGGCGGGCAGTCGGTCAACACCACCGACTCCGCGGTCCGCATCACCCACGTCCCAACGGGGACCGTGGTGAGCATGCAGAACGAGAAGTCCCAGATCCAGAACCGGGCCGCCGCGATGCGCGTCCTCCAGTCCCGTCTGCTCCAGCTCAAGAAGGAGCAGGAGGCGGCCGAGCGCAAGGACCTCGCCGGCGACATCAAGGCGAGCTGGGGCGACCAGATGCGCTCGTACGTCACCCACCCGTACCAGATGGTCAAGGACCTCCGGACCGGCTACGAGGTCAACAACCCGCAGGCGGTGTTCGACGGCGACCTCGACGGCTTCCTCGAAGCCGGCATCCGGTGGCGCAAGGAGGAGCAGAAGGCCGCCGAGGCGGAGGCCGCCTCTCCCTGATCGGTGTCGTCCCGCACCGGCAACGGTGCAGGCGGCAGACGACGGTGCCCCGGATCGATGGGATTCGATCCGGGGCACCGTCGTGTTCGCCCGCCGCAGCGGTAGGGCTCCGTCAGACGCTGGACCCGGAACTCGTGGGCCGATCGTCGCCGGTGCCGTCCGTGGGGGTGTCGTCGCCCTCGGTGGTGTTCGCCGCGGGCACACTGTCCTCGGTGGTGGTCACGGTAGCCTCGGTCGCGTCCACGGTGTCGGCGGTGCGCGTGTCCTCGGCCACCGGGGCGCCGTCGGCGGTGATGCGGTCGGCCGGGGCACCGGTCTCGGTGCGCGTATCGACCTCATCGACCGGCTCTCCGCTCGACTCCGCGGGCGCGGCATCGGCAGACGCATCCCGCTCAGTTTTGTCCTCCGGTGTTCCCGGGGTGTGTCGCTCGACCGGGGCGGTGTCGTCCCCGTCGATCGTCCCCTCGTCGAGCTCCGAGCGATCCTCTTCGCGCTCCGCGTGGGGCGTCGTCGAGTCGGTGATCTGCTGCTCGTCGGCGTGGGCGGGTGCGTGGGCCGCGTCCGCGTCGTCACCGACGGTGTCCGAGGCGCCCTTGACCCCCGAGCTGCTCACGTCGAGGCGCTCGTGGTCCTGCGGTGCGTCCGGGCCGCCGGGCTCCGTCGCCGCCGCCTGCGCGCCGGGGGAGTCGGCGTCGGCATCCGCCGGCGCTTCGTCGGTGTCGGCTGCAGCTGCCGCTGCTGCCGGAGCCGAGGCGTCCGCGCCGGGATCGGCGGTCGTATCGGTGGAATCCGGTGCTGCGGCCGCCGACTCGTCGGCAGTCTCATCGTCGGCAGCACCCTCTCCAACGGTCTCGTCGGTGGGGGAGTCGTCCGTGGTGTCCGGCCGGTCGTCTCCGGTCGCGTCCTCCGTCGTCGCACCCTCGGCGGCAGTGCCTTCGGCAGGTGCGTCTGCGGAATCCGCGGTCGCTGCTTCGGCGGCGTTCTCATCGGCCGTCTCCGGCGTTGCCGAGGAACCCTCGGCCGCTGAGGCCTCGGTGGAGGCGTCGACTGCTGCTGTGGATTCCCCGGCGGGCTCCGTGGCCTCCGTGTCGGTGTCGGCGGCCGTCTCCTCCGGTGCCGAGGCCTCCGGGGTGTCGGCCACAGCCGCGCTCTCGGCAGACTCGTCCTCGACGGAGTCCTCCTTCACCACTCTGTCCTCGGGGCTCGTGTCCTCGTCTGCCGCATCGCTCTCGGCAGCTGTCTTCTCCTCGTCGACAGGGGCGTCGTCCGCGGCAGCCGCCTCGGCGGTCGTCGTCTCTTCGGGAGCAGCGGCGTCATCCGCCGCGCTCGCCTCGGCGTCGGCGGCTTCCTCGGCGGCTGCGGTCTCCTCCGGCTCCTCCACCTCGGGCTCCGGCTCGGGCTCGGGCTCCGGGGGTGTGGGCGGGGTGTAGTCGAGGTTGTAGTGCGCGTAGACGCGGATGGCCTGCTCGTCGCTGAGCGGATCGGCGTCGATCGCCGGGGCCGAGGAGATCGTGCTCTTCCGGAAGGGCACCCACACGCCCGACTCGCTCACCGTGGCGGTGGCGAGCGGCATGAGGGAGTTCGAGCCGAACAGCCCGGTGTTCACCGCAACGATGTGCGCGGTGCCCGTGATGTCGTGATGGATGTGGGACACCCTGCCGGCCTTCCGGCTCGACACGTCGAAGACCACCGCATCGGTCAGCGGGTCGCGGACGAAGGTGTGCGCTTCCGACGCGCCGGAGCCGTTCTCGTCGTGGGCGGCGTCATCCTGTGTGGTGCCGGTGTCCTTGCTCATTCGGGCGCTCCTCGCGTCGGCATCGTTCCCTGTCATGTGGTGTGTCCCACTCTACGGCGGCGGGCCCGACTTGGGAACGCCGACCCCGCCCTGCGGGCGGTGCCCGAGCACGACGAAGGGCCGGTCCCGCAGCTGCGGGACCGACCCCTCGAGCGATCAGCGGATCAGGTCGCGAGGACCTGGGCGATCAGTGGCGGGCGTCGCGTCCGTCCACGTCACCGCGTCCGTCCACACCACGGGTGTCGGTTTCGACGTCGATCTGCTCCTTGTGGACCTCACCGGACACGGTCTCGGAGTCGGTCACGGTGCGCTTGCCGACGTTGACCTTCTCGGTCGCGACGGTCTCCTTGTCGACGACCGGGCGCTCCTCGCGGAGGGTGACGGTCTCGTCGGCTCCGCCCTTCGGATCGATCTTCCCGGTCCGCGCCTCGGCGGAGTTCGGGTCGATCTTCTCGCGCTCGACCACGAGCTCCTCGCGCTGGACGGGGACCTCGACCTGCTGGTTCTCGGTCACGACGCGCTTGCGCAGGCGGGCCTTGCCGGCCTCGCGCTGCTCGGTGCCGACCTTGAGGCGCTCCTCGTGGGCGACGACCTGCTCGCCCTCGACTCCGCGGCGGTCGCCGTCACGCACGTCGCGGCCACCGGCGTTGACGTCGCGGTCGGCGGCAACGCGGCCGTCGACGTCACGGCGATCGGCGTCGCGGTCGACGGTGCCGGCCGCACCTGCGGTGCCGGCGGCAGCGGTGCGGTCGGAGTCGACCCGTCCGTCGCGGTCGCCGTGGATGCGGCTGTCGCGGTCGGTGTCGACGCGGCCGTCATCGTCGTAGGACAGGCTGTAGTACTCGAAGATGCGACGCTCCTCGGCGGGATCGAGGTGTCCGTCGGCGTCGATGTTCGGCGCGTCCTTGATGAAGTCCTTGGTGAACGGGACGGTGAAGCCGTCCTCGGTCCGCGTGGCGGCGTTGAGCGGCACGAACGTCTCGTTGGTGCCGAACAGACCGGTCTTCACGGTGGCGAACTTCGGCTCGTCGGTCTGGTCGTCGAGGTAGACCTGGCCGATGGAGCCGACCTTGGAGTTGTCCTGGTCGTAGACCGTGGCGTTGTTCAGGCTGTCGAGATCGAAACGATCGTTCATGGATCTCATTCCTCTCTGTCGTGGTGCGTACTTCTTCCGGCCCGCCGTGCAGGCCCTGACCTCTTCACCTTCTCGCTTCCGCGGCCGCCGCGCCAGCGCAGAGGGACCATCTGCGCGATCTCAAGGCAACTTGGCAGTAGGAGTACAAGGAACCTTGATTCGTTATTCGCTTGCGCTCCATCTGATTGGGTGTAATCTTCTCTATCGCGCGCCCCGGGGTGGGTCTCCCGCGACACGGAGGCCCGGGGGAGCGGCCGCCACGACACGCGGGTCCGGGTTCGGTCAGCACCGCCCCGTGTCCCCGCGTCCCGGGTCGCGGGGACACGCCCCGGCCGTTCGGGCGCCGGGTCCGGCGATCCCGGTCGGATGCTCCGTATAGTCGGAGTGTTCCCCGTCCTCCAGGCGATTGAGATACTGCTGCGTGATCACCTTCGAATCGGTGACGAAGACCTATGATTCCAAGGCCGAACCTGCCCTCGACGACGTCTCCTTCACCGCCGAGGCCGGGGAGTTCGTCTTCCTCGTCGGCGCCTCGGGCTCGGGCAAGTCGACGGTGATCCGCCTCGTCCTCCGCGAGGAGGTCCCGACCCGCGGTCGGATCCGCGTGGCGGGGAAGTCGATCGTGCGGATGCCGTCCTGGAAGGTGCCCTACCTGCGGCGCAGCATCGGCACCGTGTTCCAGGACTTCCGCCTGCTGCCGAACAAGAACGTCTTCGACAACGTCGCCTTCGCGCTCCAGGTCATCGGCAAGTCCTCGGCGGCGATCTCCACCCTCGTGCCCGACGTCCTCGAGACCGTGGGCCTCCAGGGCAAGCACAAGCGGCTGCCCCACGAGCTCTCCGGCGGCGAGCAGCAGCGCGTCGCGATCGCCCGCGCCGTCGTCAACAAGCCCGGCATCCTCCTCGCCGACGAGCCCACCGGCAACCTCGACCCGATGACCTCGACCGACATCATGGATGTGCTCGACCGGATCAACCGCAACGGCACCACCGTCCTCATGGCCACCCACGACGGCGACATCGTCAACCGGATGGGACGGCGCGTCATCGAGCTGCGCGACGGCTCGATCGTGCGCGACGACGAGCGCGGAACGTACCAGGTGGGCGCATGAGGCTCTCGTTCATCTTCTCGGAGGTCCTCGTCGGCCTCAAGCGCAACGTCTCGATGGTCCTCTCCGTCGTCCTCGTGACCTTCGTGTCGCTCCTGTTCGTCGGTTCGGCGATCCTTCTCCAGATGCAGATCAACGGGATGAAGGACTACTGGTACGACCGCGTCCAGGTGGCCCTCTTCCTCTGCCCGCCGGACTCCGAGGTGCCGACGTGCGCCGCGGGCGAGGCGACCGAGGAGCAGAAGCAGGCGATCAGCGCCGCGCTCGACGGCGAGGACCTCGCGCCCTATGTCGAGGAGGTCCACTTCGAGGACCGGGCGATGGCGCATGCGCTGTTCGAGGAGCAGTTCGCCGGCACCTCGCTCGAGGGCACGATCCCCGAGGAGCAGATGCAGGAGTCGTACCGCATCAAGCTCACCGATGCCGAGCAGTACGAGATCATCAACGAGTACTTCTCCGCCACCCCCGGGGTCGAGGAGGTCGTCGACCAGAACCAGCTCCTCGACCAGCTGTTCTCGCTGATGAACGTCGCCACCGCGGTCGCGCTCGCCATCGCGGTGATCATGCTCCTATGCGCGGTGCTCCTCATCGCGACGACGATCCGCCTGTCGGCCTATTCCCGCCGCCGCGAGACCGGGATCATGCGCCTCGTCGGGGCCTCCAACGCCTTCATCCAGATGCCGTTCATCCTCGAGGGCGTCATCGCCGCGGTGATCGGTGCGCTGCTCGCCGCGCTCGTCCTCGGGCTCGTCGTGCAGTTCGGCGTCCAGGGCTGGCTCCAGGAGCAGGCCGCGAGCTTCGAGCTCATCTCCCTGGGCGACATCCTCCTCGTCGCCCCCGTCCTCGTCGTCATCGGCATCCTCATGGCCGGGGTGTCCTCCGTCCTCACCCTGCGCCGGTACATGAAGGTCTGATCGCATGATTCGCACCCGCTCCTGGAGCCGTACGCAGCACGGGCCGATCGCTCGCCTCGGCCGCCCGGCCGTGCCCGGCGGCGACCCGGTCGACCGCACTCGCCCGGGCGTCCTGCACCGCGCACGGCGGCGCACCGTCCTCGCCGCCACGGCTGCCGCGCTCACCGTCCTCCTGCCCGTCGCCGGCCTCGCCGCGAACCCGCAGGAGAAGAAGGATGCGGTCGACGAGCGCGTCGACGAGCTCACCCGCGAGTTCCAGGGGCTCGACGAGGAGCTCGCGCGGGTCATCGCGGAGAAGGAGGCCGCCGAGGAGGCGATGCCCGAGGCCGAGGACGCGCTGACCCGGGCCGAGGACGAGCTCGCCGAGGCGGAGCGCCACGACGAGGAGCTCGCCGCCCGCATGACCTCGGCGCAGAACGCGCAGGACGATCTGCGGACCGAGATCGACGAGGGCGAGCAGGAGCTCGAGGAGAGCCAGGGCGCGGTCACCCGGATCGCCCGCCAGGCCTATCAGAACTCAGGCGTGACCTCGGACCTCGCGCTGCTCCTGCAGATGGCGTCGAGCGAGAACGGCGCCCAGGGCCTGGGACGCGTGGACTCCGCCGTCCGCTCCCAGCAGCGGACCATCACCCGGCTGTCCGAGCAGCGGACGACGAACCGGAACAACCAGGACCGGCTTGACGCGATCGCCGTGGAGATCGAGGACCTCAAGGAGGAGGCGGCCGCCGCTGTGCTCACCAAGGCCGCTGCCGAACAGGATGCCCGGCAGCGCAAGACCGACCTCGATTCGCTCATCGACACCAAGGACCGGGCGTCGCAGACGATCGAGGACAACCGGGCGCGGACCGAGGAGGAGCTCGAGCGTCAGCGGGAGGAGCAGGAGCGCCTCGCCGAGGAGGTCGAGAAGTGGGAGCGGGAGGCCGCGGAGCGCGGCGAGACGCTGCCTGGCAACGGCGAGCTGCGCAACCCCGCGCCGGGGTATCCGATCACCTCGCCGTTCGGCTACCGCATCCATCCGATCACCGGTTCGCGTCGCCTCCACACCGGCACCGATTTCGGTATCCCGTGCGGGGATCCCGTCCGGGCGTCGGGCGACGGCATCGTCGTGTCCGCCGGCTGGGGCGGGGGCTACGGCAACCGCGTCGTGGTCTCCCACGGCAAGGTCGACGGGCAGAACATCGCCTCGACCTACAACCACAACACCCGCATCACCGTGCGCGCCGGGGACCGGGTCTCGCAGGGCGACGTCATCGCCCGGGCCGGCA
This window harbors:
- a CDS encoding helix-turn-helix domain-containing protein codes for the protein MSAVGVIDKCAAILGLIAGNALSGAEVCARLGMSRSTGYRLLQALEEHRFIERGSSGDYVLGPFPANRPTADVLEVLTSIRNLTGESVQLWMRHGNVRACVISVESRNELRISKNAGSALPLAEGGSAALALLGPLDGTELYLTRQARRAGTGSASVAFAAGDDALAVCVSFPLARMPADIESDIGMHLRQAATVLAHSLTGSESLEVLRAVAQAATVQ
- a CDS encoding tripartite tricarboxylate transporter TctB family protein; amino-acid sequence: MTAAPGSSPRPTARKVDRSDLGAGIVVALVGIAFFLETLRIKRTGDVVGPETLPAIVGIGLLILGVLLAVSAFRKHRATPEELMERTLADTADPESADGDAPAAPPAPVSTRVLLNFAVFFGYLFIFIPVGFLLSTAVFLFAMTTLYNRRKWIRNLVFSVVFSAVIYFAFKNGLGVYLPPGILG
- a CDS encoding CaiB/BaiF CoA transferase family protein, whose product is MNLSLEGIRVVEITHMVMGPSCGMILGDLGAEVIKVEPRGAGDKTRYLPGSGSGLFPTFNRNKKSFQADLDDPADLEVVRELLSTADVLVENFRTGKMAAYGLDHATLKQTNPGLVSCSLKGFQPGPYGDRPALDEVVQMLGGLGYMTGPPGRPLRAGASVNDIMGGMFGVIGILNALMVRARTGEGAEVTSSLFENNAFLVGSHMVQSEITGQEVQPMPNREAAWAVYDIFRSAEDQMIFVAAVSDTQWAVLCEVFGLTELSADPALAVNAERVAQRDRIHTVLQNALSALPLSRIEQMCDAAGLPYAKVNAPSDLAEDPHLLQTGALVPTRIPGGREVLVPRLPLAIDGELLPKRTDVPAPGEHTAEILASLGR
- a CDS encoding ankyrin repeat domain-containing protein, which produces MAKKQTLPRDVVTAVLATADPEEQLALLAGYSADAAIGYSKDTLLGTRGCSAELARRLVALGATVNARNRHQATPLHSRAGGWDDSAAVLLELGADVHAVDAAGATPLHAAAQRSQPEAVRLLLAHGAQVDPRDSRGRTPLEVALRLARNTDLPGTVVVAELLLAAGAARTPEMPAAVTKLGQAFEFHRTDSEFFRSVEPALHRLCAMFGVEPPVRRVLHDGTAPIVIPIDVTMGERFRYLWDRLVPGSGAAATLQGELVRIVGRLGHEILGNGAANWDADFTAMVDAVPRILATGAPPPAAEVDRVLAAAGPLRAGRADGGVIGLLESAAVHWIEANPEPIPTGRAFCAR
- a CDS encoding tripartite tricarboxylate transporter permease; this encodes METLQNLGGGFAEAIQPMSLLFALLGVLLGTVVGVLPGIGPISAIAILIPVSFGMEPVHGLIMLCGIYYGSMYGGSITATLIKTPGEVASAVTAIDGYEMARRGRARAALATAAIGSFIAGTLAIIGLSFLSPVLVQAARIFGASEYFLLMLMALLLASSMSTGSRIKSLVSILIGLGVGLIGLDFQTGLPRQTFGLDVLRDGIDFTIFAMALFAIPEAIRQLSIAFAPGTDEIQKIESGPWMTKDDWRRSAAPWGRGSVLGFIIGVLPGVGPSLASFMSYIMEKRISKTPERFGKGAIEGVAGPEAANNAGVGGAMIPLFSLGIPGSATTALLLFVFTMYGLQPGPLLFEQESTLIWTIIASMYIGNIALVVLNLPLVGIFVKLLKLPPELLFGAILVLVCVGTYAIKFSLTGMLMLGVFGAIGYLMEKFGFPLAPAILALVLVPLLEDNFRRLLQISGGSLMPFVTRPVSLALVIAIVLGIVGPIILRAVLRRRAARSAVSV
- a CDS encoding tripartite tricarboxylate transporter substrate binding protein; the protein is MKSTKMSRLTIGAAALSSLALALAGCQSGDSGGSGGGGGNYPSKPINVNAPAEPGSGWDTTARAMVQTLEEDGIVDVPLPVQNKPGGTGCSWLTEMINNHAGADDQIAISSLANQTMNNRGLCEYGPDDATMIATLYVENFIVVAPQDGEITDIDGLISALESDPQAVPIAAAGDDRLPFALLADAAGIAPADLNFVDYEGGGEQTTALLNGDAKVAIAGLSEFRATLESGDLAGVVSFAPEPLAAPFDSVPTAVDSGYDVTLANWRGVYGPADMPEEAVTYWEETLQEMVESPSWQETVEKNQWSPEFLTGEEMETYISEADETVAEGVEKTEIGS